The following coding sequences lie in one Bemisia tabaci unplaced genomic scaffold, PGI_BMITA_v3 genomic window:
- the LOC140225840 gene encoding uncharacterized protein yields the protein MVKAKKKSKAKAKVRKVVKRPKFMYKASDTQDAMDSVRGAADGIRMSCKAAAKKFKVPRSTLQRKLKDSGSAEDREVGPEAVLGRTNEETLVQWALHLSQTTETEGQTETEQKQKQKTEEQKQKEKRTNEAEGKRSRKGCTKKETEIKTTSSIIYRIKF from the coding sequence ATGGTCAAAGCCAAGAAGAAATCTAAGGCTAAGGCGAAAGTACGGAAAGTTGTCAAGAGGCCAAAGTTCATGTATAAAGCGTCTGACACGCAGGATGCAATGGATAGTGTTAGAGGAGCTGCAGATGGAATACGCATGAGCTGCAAAGCAGCTGCAAAGAAGTTTAAAGTACCGCGGTCGACTCTACAGAGAAAACTGAAAGATTCCGGCTCCGCAGAGGATAGGGAGGTCGGCCCAGAAGCAGTGTTGGGAAGAACAAATGAGGAGACGCTAGTGCAGTGGGCCTTGCATTTATCACAAACAACAGAAACAGAAGGACAAACAGAAACAGAACAGAAACAGAAACAGAAAACAGAAGaacaaaaacagaaagaaaaacgaACAAATGAAGCAGAAGGAAAAAGAAGCCGAAAAGGCTGTACCAAAAAAGAAACCGAAATCAAAACCACGTCGTCAATTATTTATCGAATCAAGTTCTAG